In Clostridium sp. DL-VIII, the following proteins share a genomic window:
- the hypD gene encoding hydrogenase formation protein HypD: protein MKFVDEFRNGEYAKSLVKLLQNITDEKINIMEVCGTHTRAIFRYGIRDILPGNIKVISGPGCPVCVTPQSYIDTSLGLTSNKDVIIATFGDMIRVPGRETSLMKRKAEGADIRIVYSPMDALTLAENNSSKKVVFLSVGFETTTPMTAITAIEARKEGIKNLFFLTANKIVPPAMKALVEDKEINIDGFLLPGHVSAVIGKRPYEFLSDEYNIPGVITGFEPLDILKSLNTLINMIDKRDYKIVNEYKRIVRDDGNSEALEYLDKVFEITKSTWRGIGTIPNSGYKINKEYEDFDAIKHFDINYKDYDGSPGCRCGDILKGKITPFECPLFRKACTPENPVGSCMVSSEGTCAAYYRYSS, encoded by the coding sequence ATGAAATTTGTTGACGAGTTTAGAAATGGAGAATATGCTAAAAGCCTCGTAAAATTGCTGCAAAATATAACAGATGAAAAGATAAATATCATGGAAGTCTGTGGTACACATACTAGGGCTATATTTAGATATGGTATAAGAGATATACTACCAGGCAATATAAAGGTAATATCTGGACCAGGATGTCCGGTATGTGTTACTCCTCAAAGTTATATTGATACTTCTTTAGGACTGACTTCAAATAAAGATGTCATAATTGCGACCTTTGGAGATATGATAAGAGTGCCAGGAAGAGAGACTTCTTTAATGAAAAGAAAAGCAGAAGGTGCGGATATCAGAATTGTATATTCACCGATGGATGCATTAACGCTTGCAGAAAACAATTCATCAAAAAAAGTAGTATTTCTTTCAGTTGGATTTGAAACAACAACGCCAATGACAGCAATAACTGCCATAGAGGCAAGGAAGGAAGGAATAAAAAACTTATTTTTCTTGACAGCTAATAAGATTGTTCCTCCTGCAATGAAAGCTCTTGTAGAGGATAAAGAAATCAATATAGATGGATTTTTACTTCCAGGACATGTTAGTGCTGTTATAGGTAAAAGACCATATGAATTTTTAAGCGATGAATATAACATTCCTGGAGTAATAACTGGTTTTGAGCCTTTAGACATACTTAAGAGCTTAAATACACTTATAAATATGATAGATAAAAGGGATTATAAAATAGTGAATGAGTATAAAAGAATAGTAAGAGATGATGGAAATTCAGAGGCTTTAGAATATTTAGATAAAGTTTTTGAAATAACTAAAAGTACATGGAGAGGAATAGGCACTATTCCTAATAGTGGATATAAGATTAATAAGGAATACGAAGATTTTGATGCTATAAAGCATTTTGACATAAACTATAAAGATTATGATGGAAGTCCAGGCTGTAGGTGTGGTGACATACTTAAAGGAAAGATAACTCCTTTTGAATGTCCATTGTTTAGAAAAGCCTGCACGCCAGAGAATCCAGTAGGTTCCTGTATGGTATCCTCAGAAGGTACCTGCGCAGCTTACTATAGGTATAGTTCTTAA
- the hypE gene encoding hydrogenase expression/formation protein HypE — MDNKILLSHGSGGKQTNNLINDLFLKYFNNEIINEMNDSAQFALNSSKIAFTTDSFVVKPMFFNGGNIGKLAVCGTVNDLAMSGAKPLYLTSAFMIEEGFELEKLELIVKSMTEAAKEAGVQIIAGDTKVVEKGGVNGVFINTSGIGTIYENTNIKASNAKAGDVVIVNGTLGDHGMTIMCQRSGIDIQGDLKSDCAPLNSLVDSMIEVCSDIHVLRDATRGGVAAVLNEIAETSQVSIELDENSIPISEEVKGSCELLGLDPLYVANEGKLCCFVPEAYASYVLGVMRKHSLGVNAAIIGKVVEQSSQKVYLKTIIGGKRIVDMPSGEQLPRIC; from the coding sequence ATGGATAATAAAATATTATTAAGTCATGGCAGCGGAGGAAAACAAACAAACAATTTAATTAATGATTTGTTTTTAAAGTATTTTAATAATGAAATAATAAATGAAATGAATGATTCAGCGCAGTTTGCCTTAAATAGCAGTAAAATTGCTTTTACCACTGATTCTTTCGTAGTTAAACCTATGTTTTTTAATGGTGGAAATATTGGAAAGCTTGCAGTTTGTGGTACAGTAAATGATTTAGCCATGAGTGGAGCTAAGCCTTTGTATTTAACAAGTGCATTTATGATAGAAGAAGGCTTTGAATTAGAAAAACTAGAACTTATTGTGAAATCTATGACGGAAGCAGCAAAAGAAGCAGGAGTTCAAATTATTGCGGGAGACACTAAAGTGGTTGAAAAAGGCGGTGTGAATGGAGTATTTATCAATACTTCAGGAATAGGGACGATTTATGAAAATACAAATATTAAAGCAAGCAATGCCAAGGCTGGCGATGTAGTTATTGTAAATGGAACATTAGGAGATCACGGAATGACTATTATGTGCCAGCGAAGTGGAATAGACATACAAGGAGATTTAAAAAGCGATTGTGCACCTTTAAATTCTCTTGTAGATTCCATGATTGAAGTATGTTCTGATATCCATGTGTTAAGAGATGCTACAAGAGGCGGTGTTGCAGCGGTATTAAATGAAATTGCAGAGACAAGCCAAGTATCTATTGAATTAGACGAAAATTCAATTCCTATAAGTGAAGAAGTGAAAGGAAGCTGTGAGCTTTTAGGTTTAGATCCTTTATATGTTGCAAATGAAGGCAAGCTGTGTTGTTTTGTCCCAGAGGCTTATGCAAGTTATGTGCTTGGAGTAATGAGAAAGCATTCACTTGGGGTTAATGCAGCGATTATTGGGAAAGTAGTAGAACAATCATCACAAAAGGTTTATTTAAAAACTATTATAGGTGGAAAAAGAATAGTAGATATGCCTTCAGGAGAGCAATTGCCTAGAATTTGTTAG
- the hypF gene encoding carbamoyltransferase HypF — MKRLFLKVEGIVQGVGFRPFVYKQAISLELKGWINNNSEGVYIDIEGQEDNLNTFINNLKFKKPPLAKIDNIIVNKKELFNYENFEIRESESKKEKLTLISPDIAVCEECIKDINDPSNRRYKYPFTNCTNCGPRFSIIKAIPYDRANTTMKKFVMCRECQEEYIDPVNRRFHAQPNVCKECGPKLWIEDTYGVEIKVDDVLKWTRQKLKEGKIFAIKGLGGFHLVCDAENEEGVRLLRSRKKRPDKAFAVMVRNIKTVKKYCHVNEEEEKILTGSKKPIVILGQIDNYNLSQYIAPNQKTLGVMLPYTPLHYLLFEDSVKVLVMTSANINSLPLEYKNESAVKKLTEIADYFLLHNRDIHMPIDDSVVRMINNEVYMIRRARGYVPEPIKMENTKEILACGSNMKNTFCVGKENNLFLSQYNGDLENLETFEHYENNIEYFKNIFNFVPKYVACDMHPSYASTQYAYNSAIPKIEVQHHHAHIVSCLVENNINKKVIGIAFDGTGYGTDKKIWGGEFLICDNKEFTRLGYLDYVKMPGGEKAVKEPWRMAVSYIYKMFESKMWSEYNTDLSIGEILIKLYGDKAANIIAVLEADINCPETSSMGRFFDAAASLIGVRDNITYEGQAAIELENIALNNSLSTYDYDIVKEEFYVIKPEKIILGIIKDRLSGKQASTMSDKFHNTIISLAKDMCKLIRKDTGINEVALSGGVFQNCILLKGLINELENENFSVYTNKLIPTNDSGVALGQIVIANEILRNI, encoded by the coding sequence ATTAAGAGATTATTTTTAAAAGTTGAAGGAATTGTACAAGGCGTGGGATTTAGGCCTTTTGTTTATAAGCAGGCGATTTCACTAGAACTGAAAGGATGGATAAATAACAATTCAGAAGGAGTATACATCGATATAGAAGGACAAGAAGATAATTTAAACACATTTATTAATAATCTTAAATTCAAAAAGCCTCCCTTAGCTAAAATAGACAACATAATTGTAAATAAAAAAGAGCTTTTTAATTATGAAAATTTTGAAATAAGAGAAAGCGAAAGCAAAAAAGAAAAGTTAACTTTAATTTCTCCAGACATAGCTGTTTGTGAAGAATGTATTAAGGATATTAACGATCCATCCAATAGAAGATATAAATATCCTTTTACTAACTGTACAAATTGTGGTCCAAGATTTTCAATAATAAAAGCTATTCCATATGATAGAGCCAATACAACCATGAAAAAATTTGTTATGTGCAGAGAATGCCAGGAGGAATACATAGATCCAGTTAATAGAAGATTTCATGCCCAGCCTAATGTTTGTAAGGAGTGTGGACCTAAGCTTTGGATTGAAGATACTTATGGAGTGGAGATTAAAGTTGATGATGTATTGAAATGGACAAGACAAAAGCTTAAAGAAGGTAAAATTTTTGCAATTAAAGGTCTTGGAGGATTTCATTTAGTTTGTGATGCTGAAAATGAGGAAGGAGTGAGGCTGCTAAGAAGTAGAAAAAAAAGGCCTGACAAAGCCTTTGCGGTTATGGTAAGGAATATAAAGACAGTAAAAAAATACTGCCATGTAAATGAAGAAGAAGAAAAAATCCTTACAGGTTCAAAAAAGCCTATAGTAATACTAGGACAGATTGATAACTACAATTTATCACAGTACATAGCACCAAATCAAAAAACTTTAGGGGTAATGCTTCCATATACTCCTTTGCATTATTTATTGTTTGAGGATAGCGTAAAGGTTTTAGTTATGACAAGTGCAAATATTAATAGTTTACCTTTAGAATATAAAAATGAAAGTGCAGTTAAGAAGTTAACTGAGATTGCAGATTATTTTCTACTACATAATAGAGATATTCATATGCCAATAGATGATTCAGTAGTACGGATGATAAATAATGAAGTTTATATGATAAGAAGAGCAAGAGGATATGTACCAGAACCTATAAAAATGGAGAATACAAAAGAGATTTTAGCTTGTGGTTCCAATATGAAAAATACTTTTTGTGTAGGAAAAGAAAATAATTTATTTTTAAGTCAGTATAATGGAGATTTAGAAAATCTGGAGACCTTTGAACATTATGAAAATAATATAGAATATTTTAAGAATATATTTAATTTCGTCCCAAAGTATGTAGCTTGTGATATGCACCCAAGCTATGCTTCAACACAATATGCCTATAATTCAGCAATACCCAAAATTGAGGTTCAGCATCATCATGCACATATTGTAAGCTGCTTAGTAGAAAATAATATAAATAAAAAAGTTATTGGGATTGCTTTTGATGGAACGGGCTATGGAACTGATAAAAAAATATGGGGTGGTGAATTTTTAATCTGTGATAATAAAGAATTCACACGACTTGGATATTTAGATTATGTAAAAATGCCAGGTGGTGAAAAAGCTGTTAAGGAACCTTGGAGGATGGCTGTATCGTATATATATAAGATGTTTGAGTCAAAGATGTGGAGTGAATACAACACAGACCTATCAATTGGAGAAATATTAATTAAATTATATGGTGATAAAGCAGCTAATATTATAGCTGTGCTTGAAGCAGATATTAACTGTCCAGAAACTTCAAGTATGGGACGTTTTTTTGATGCGGCAGCCAGTCTAATTGGAGTTAGAGATAATATTACTTATGAGGGGCAGGCAGCCATAGAACTTGAAAATATTGCGCTAAATAATAGTTTAAGTACTTATGATTATGATATAGTCAAGGAAGAGTTCTATGTTATAAAGCCAGAAAAAATTATTTTAGGTATTATAAAAGATAGATTGTCAGGTAAACAAGCTTCTACTATGTCAGATAAATTTCATAATACAATAATTAGCTTAGCAAAAGATATGTGCAAACTAATTAGAAAAGATACAGGTATTAATGAAGTGGCATTAAGCGGAGGAGTATTTCAAAACTGTATTTTGCTTAAAGGTCTAATAAACGAACTAGAAAATGAAAATTTTAGTGTGTATACAAATAAATTAATACCAACTAATGATAGTGGCGTAGCATTGGGACAAATTGTTATAGCAAATGAAATTTTAAGAAATATATAA
- a CDS encoding GIY-YIG nuclease family protein has protein sequence MDIKEKVKILPSCPGVYLMKDSLKNVIYVGKSKNLKNRVSSYFQNSKFHSPKVIKLVQNLKDFEYIITDTEFEAFLLECELIKKIKPAYNKQMKSPKSYCYIRINLNEKNPDILICNEHKSSDECIYFGPYTNKNTLRKAIQNIREYFKIICNNNLQKTSSCINYSLGLCIGMCLNDTSKKQYIDILKRLIYLFNGTDKSILKELELKMLDASEKFDFETAAKYRDYIQAVNYLINNVKVVKFVKENKNIVLLESLNNSVIKLFLINGNKMLFSEKYSMNDLNLEKLKLIIKNNISFYFNNENLKNPIEIGREEIDESQIIYTYLKNKSNNCKYFIVLERWLNTPDGYMNILNELDKLISI, from the coding sequence GTGGACATAAAAGAAAAAGTTAAAATATTACCTTCCTGCCCTGGTGTATATCTCATGAAAGATTCTCTCAAAAATGTCATTTATGTTGGGAAATCTAAGAATTTAAAAAATAGAGTTAGTTCATACTTTCAAAATTCAAAATTTCACTCTCCAAAAGTTATAAAACTAGTCCAAAATCTTAAGGACTTTGAATATATAATTACTGATACAGAATTTGAAGCATTTTTACTTGAATGTGAGTTAATAAAAAAAATAAAACCTGCGTATAACAAGCAAATGAAAAGCCCTAAATCTTATTGCTACATAAGAATAAACCTTAACGAAAAAAATCCTGATATATTGATATGCAATGAACATAAAAGTAGCGATGAATGTATTTATTTCGGACCATATACCAATAAAAACACGTTAAGGAAGGCTATTCAAAACATAAGAGAATACTTTAAAATAATCTGCAATAATAATTTACAAAAAACTTCATCCTGTATTAATTATTCCTTGGGATTATGTATTGGAATGTGTTTAAATGATACTTCAAAAAAACAGTATATTGATATATTAAAAAGATTGATCTATTTATTTAACGGAACTGATAAAAGTATTCTTAAAGAACTGGAACTAAAAATGCTTGATGCATCAGAAAAATTTGACTTTGAAACAGCTGCTAAATACAGAGATTATATACAGGCAGTAAATTATTTAATCAATAATGTGAAAGTTGTAAAATTTGTAAAGGAAAATAAAAATATTGTTTTGCTTGAATCTTTAAACAATAGCGTAATTAAACTTTTTCTTATTAACGGCAATAAAATGCTCTTTAGTGAAAAATATTCAATGAATGATTTGAATTTAGAAAAGTTAAAACTAATTATAAAAAACAATATTTCATTTTACTTTAATAATGAAAATTTAAAGAATCCAATAGAAATTGGCCGTGAAGAAATAGATGAGTCTCAAATAATTTATACATATTTAAAAAATAAGTCTAATAATTGTAAATATTTTATAGTTCTTGAGAGATGGTTAAACACTCCAGATGGTTACATGAATATATTAAACGAGCTTGATAAACTAATATCTATTTAG
- a CDS encoding DUF6442 family protein has translation MNKEDILERNKKSNIDNEDEMEQYINGKAGLSAKFIFSLIILALAIFKCYKHLPTGDIWTIFMAYVATESFYKYYYLRYKKLLILGSFFSISGMFFLFQFLTITCK, from the coding sequence ATGAATAAAGAGGATATATTGGAAAGAAACAAGAAAAGTAATATAGATAATGAGGATGAAATGGAACAATATATTAATGGAAAAGCGGGATTAAGTGCAAAATTTATCTTTAGCTTAATAATTTTAGCTTTAGCAATCTTTAAATGTTATAAACATCTTCCAACAGGGGATATATGGACAATTTTTATGGCTTATGTTGCAACTGAATCATTTTACAAATATTATTACTTGAGATATAAAAAACTATTGATATTAGGAAGTTTTTTTAGTATTAGCGGTATGTTTTTTTTATTTCAATTTCTTACTATAACTTGTAAATAG
- a CDS encoding helix-turn-helix transcriptional regulator, giving the protein MEEKLILQNRLKVARAEKNLSQGDLAEMVNVSRQTISSIETGQFCPSAKLALLICIALDKKFEEMFYFE; this is encoded by the coding sequence ATGGAGGAAAAATTAATTTTACAGAATCGATTAAAGGTAGCTAGAGCAGAAAAAAATTTATCTCAAGGAGATTTAGCAGAAATGGTTAACGTATCTAGGCAGACAATAAGTTCTATAGAGACAGGACAATTTTGTCCAAGTGCAAAATTGGCATTATTAATATGTATAGCATTAGATAAAAAATTCGAAGAGATGTTTTATTTTGAATAA
- the lepB gene encoding signal peptidase I, giving the protein MRNDNKVLNSKKITINNSRKNTKVRIVKKNNMNFFKEWIIPVISAIAVALLVNKFIFFNVYVPTPSMVPTININDKFIVTKVYNKENLKVGDIIVFHSNEFNERLVKRLIGLPGDKIDIKEGVVFRNGEKLNEDYVKNKDAFNGTYEVPQGKYFFLGDNRPDSADSRLWKNPYVDAADIEGKVQFRYYPLKDFGTVK; this is encoded by the coding sequence ATTAGAAACGATAATAAAGTATTGAATTCAAAGAAAATCACAATTAATAATTCAAGAAAAAATACTAAAGTGCGAATAGTTAAAAAAAATAATATGAATTTCTTTAAAGAATGGATCATACCAGTAATATCAGCAATAGCAGTAGCATTATTAGTAAATAAGTTCATATTTTTTAATGTATATGTACCAACTCCTTCAATGGTGCCAACTATAAATATTAATGATAAGTTTATTGTAACTAAAGTATACAATAAAGAAAATCTTAAGGTTGGTGATATCATAGTTTTTCATTCTAATGAATTTAATGAGAGATTAGTAAAGAGATTAATAGGACTTCCAGGAGATAAAATAGATATAAAAGAAGGGGTCGTATTTAGAAATGGCGAAAAGCTCAATGAAGATTATGTAAAGAATAAAGATGCATTTAATGGAACATATGAAGTGCCACAAGGAAAGTATTTTTTCTTGGGAGATAATCGGCCAGATTCTGCAGATTCAAGACTTTGGAAGAATCCTTATGTGGATGCAGCTGATATTGAAGGAAAAGTTCAATTTAGATATTATCCACTAAAGGATTTTGGAACTGTAAAGTAA
- the argF gene encoding ornithine carbamoyltransferase, with product MKKDLLKMDDLSKEEILDILNLADQLKYEQKHGIEHHHLKGKSLGMIFEKSSTRTRVSFETGMYQLGGNSLFLTDKDLQIGRGEPIEDTARSLSRFIQGIMIRTFSQEEAEKLAKYASIPIINGLTDDEHPCQVLADLMTIRENKNILEGLKVAFIGDGNNMANSLMIGCLKVGMNFAIASPKEYMASDKYLNRAKEIAKIEGVNFTVTTSPYEAAKDADVLITDVWASMGHEKEIAERTKAFKDFQINKELLEAADKNVMVLHCLPAHRGEEITAEVLEEHADSIFDESENRLHAQKAVLVKLMK from the coding sequence ATGAAAAAAGATTTATTAAAAATGGATGATCTTTCTAAAGAAGAAATCTTAGATATATTGAACTTAGCAGATCAACTAAAATATGAACAAAAACATGGTATAGAACATCATCATTTAAAAGGTAAGAGTTTAGGAATGATATTTGAAAAATCATCTACTAGGACTAGAGTTTCTTTCGAAACTGGCATGTATCAACTAGGTGGTAATTCGTTATTCTTGACTGATAAAGATCTTCAAATTGGACGTGGTGAACCAATTGAAGATACTGCAAGATCTCTTTCAAGATTCATACAAGGCATAATGATTAGAACTTTTTCTCAAGAAGAAGCTGAAAAACTTGCTAAATATGCATCGATTCCTATTATAAATGGCTTAACAGATGATGAACATCCATGTCAGGTATTAGCAGACCTAATGACAATAAGAGAAAATAAAAATATCCTAGAAGGACTAAAGGTCGCTTTTATAGGTGATGGAAACAATATGGCAAATTCTTTAATGATTGGCTGCTTAAAGGTTGGAATGAATTTTGCAATTGCTTCTCCAAAAGAATATATGGCATCTGATAAATATTTAAATAGAGCAAAGGAAATTGCTAAAATTGAAGGAGTAAACTTCACAGTAACTACTTCTCCATATGAGGCTGCTAAAGATGCTGATGTATTAATTACAGATGTCTGGGCAAGCATGGGACATGAAAAAGAAATTGCTGAAAGAACTAAGGCTTTTAAGGATTTTCAAATTAATAAAGAATTATTAGAAGCTGCTGATAAAAACGTAATGGTACTCCATTGCCTTCCAGCCCACAGAGGTGAAGAAATCACTGCTGAAGTTTTAGAAGAACATGCTGATTCAATTTTTGATGAATCTGAAAATAGATTACATGCTCAAAAGGCTGTACTTGTTAAATTAATGAAATAA
- a CDS encoding aspartate aminotransferase family protein has protein sequence MSYNYDEAKEHVVNSYGRLGLTITHGEGVYLYDQDENKYLDFTSGIGVSSLGYGHEAWVKATSKQIKTLAHASNIFYTESSLKLAKELTEKANMSKVFFANSGAEANEGSIKLARKYSYDKYGNGRNKILTLINSFHGRTVTTLKATGQEKFHKYFYPFTEGFDYVKANDLEDFKEKLSDDVCAIMLEAIQGEGGVIPLDKEFVQKVVKICNEKDVLVIFDEVQCGIGRTGKMFGYNNFDVEADIVSVAKGLGAGLPIGGILCSSKVADVFKPGDHGSTFGANPVVCAGALVVLDEICNEKYLEKITKRGAYVKELIEEAKNPQVEDVRGIGLMIGIKVKCDPALVQKEAMKKGLLVLTAGRDAVRLLPPLVITKKELKAGIDIILEVLSNIKE, from the coding sequence ATGTCATATAATTATGATGAAGCAAAAGAGCATGTTGTAAACAGTTATGGTCGTCTAGGTCTTACAATTACTCACGGTGAAGGTGTATATCTTTATGACCAGGATGAAAACAAATATCTGGATTTTACAAGCGGTATTGGTGTTAGCAGTTTAGGATATGGACATGAAGCATGGGTTAAAGCTACAAGTAAGCAGATAAAAACTCTTGCTCATGCCTCTAACATATTTTATACTGAATCAAGCTTAAAGCTTGCTAAAGAATTAACTGAAAAAGCAAATATGAGTAAAGTATTTTTTGCTAACTCTGGTGCAGAAGCTAATGAAGGCTCAATTAAACTAGCTAGGAAGTACAGTTATGACAAATATGGCAACGGAAGAAATAAAATTCTTACTCTAATAAATTCCTTCCATGGTAGAACAGTAACTACGCTAAAAGCAACTGGCCAAGAAAAATTTCATAAGTATTTCTACCCTTTCACTGAAGGTTTTGATTATGTAAAAGCAAATGACTTAGAAGATTTTAAAGAAAAACTTTCAGATGATGTCTGTGCTATAATGCTTGAAGCAATTCAAGGAGAAGGTGGAGTTATTCCTCTTGATAAAGAATTTGTTCAGAAAGTAGTTAAAATCTGTAATGAAAAAGATGTGCTTGTAATATTTGACGAAGTTCAATGCGGTATAGGCAGAACTGGAAAAATGTTTGGTTATAACAACTTTGATGTAGAAGCTGATATAGTTTCTGTAGCTAAAGGTCTTGGTGCAGGGCTTCCTATTGGTGGTATACTTTGTTCATCTAAAGTAGCAGATGTATTCAAACCTGGAGATCATGGTTCAACCTTTGGAGCAAATCCTGTTGTATGCGCTGGCGCTTTAGTTGTTCTTGATGAAATTTGCAATGAAAAATATCTTGAGAAAATAACCAAAAGAGGTGCTTATGTAAAAGAGCTTATTGAAGAAGCTAAAAATCCTCAAGTAGAAGATGTACGTGGCATAGGCTTAATGATTGGAATAAAAGTAAAATGTGATCCAGCTCTAGTTCAAAAAGAGGCCATGAAAAAAGGTTTATTGGTATTAACAGCTGGAAGAGATGCAGTAAGACTTCTTCCACCACTTGTTATAACTAAAAAAGAATTAAAGGCTGGTATAGATATTATTCTTGAAGTTTTATCCAATATAAAAGAATAA
- the argB gene encoding acetylglutamate kinase: MLNYTERAEVLVHALPYIQRYYGKIIVVKYGGNAMVSDELRETVINDIILMKCVGIQPVVVHGGGPDISDFLNRLGEKSQFINGLRYTDETTIDVVQMVLGGKVNKDLVSLIEKFGGKAIGLCGMDGSLLKAKKLESEVDLGYVGEITQVNTEILKIAMDSGYIPVVGSVALGEHDNKPYNINADICASKIAAALKAERLILLTDVPGVMKDPKDISSLISVLRLHQIPKLCLEGVIKGGMIPKIDCCVEAIRMGVEKSTILDGRVPHSLLLELFSPEGIGTIIY, encoded by the coding sequence ATTTTGAATTATACAGAAAGAGCTGAAGTCTTAGTTCATGCACTTCCCTATATTCAACGCTATTATGGAAAAATCATAGTAGTAAAATATGGTGGAAATGCGATGGTGAGCGATGAACTTCGTGAAACAGTTATAAATGATATTATTTTAATGAAATGTGTTGGAATTCAGCCTGTTGTAGTCCATGGAGGCGGACCAGATATTTCAGATTTTTTAAATAGATTAGGTGAAAAAAGTCAATTTATTAATGGCTTAAGATATACAGATGAAACTACTATTGATGTAGTTCAAATGGTTCTTGGTGGAAAAGTAAATAAAGATTTAGTTTCTTTAATAGAAAAATTCGGAGGAAAAGCCATTGGCTTATGTGGCATGGATGGTTCTCTTCTAAAAGCTAAAAAATTAGAATCTGAGGTTGATTTAGGTTATGTAGGTGAGATAACTCAAGTAAATACTGAGATTTTAAAGATTGCTATGGATTCCGGTTATATTCCTGTTGTTGGAAGCGTAGCTTTAGGTGAACATGACAATAAGCCGTATAACATAAATGCTGATATTTGTGCTTCAAAAATCGCAGCTGCACTTAAAGCTGAAAGATTAATACTACTTACTGATGTGCCTGGAGTTATGAAAGATCCAAAAGATATTTCCAGTCTTATTAGTGTATTAAGATTACATCAAATACCTAAATTATGCCTTGAAGGTGTAATTAAGGGCGGTATGATTCCAAAAATTGATTGTTGTGTGGAAGCAATTCGAATGGGCGTTGAAAAATCGACTATTCTCGATGGTCGTGTACCTCACTCTCTCCTTTTAGAATTATTTTCCCCTGAGGGAATTGGAACTATAATTTACTAA